The following are from one region of the Bacillus methanolicus MGA3 genome:
- the mazG gene encoding nucleoside triphosphate pyrophosphohydrolase gives MAKKIVIVGLGAGDLDQLPLGVYKKLTGSKNIYLRTKEHPVVYELEKEGVQFESFDYIYEKHEKFEDVYEEICTVLLQQAAAETIVYAVPGHPLVAEKTVQLLLERGKKQGIEIEIGGGQSFLDSLFQALKIDPIEGFQLLDGTFLKRDNINLTQHVIIGQVYDAFVASEVKLTLMEKLPDDYEIYIVTAAGSKNECIKKIPLYELDREMELNNLTSVYIPPVSDEKLLYKEFTKLREIIAELRGPNGCPWDKKQTHQSLKKYLIEEAYELIEAINLDDIDHMIEELGDVLLQVMLHAQIGEDEGFFSIDDIIESISAKMIRRHPHVFGDTQALNVEAVLQNWEQIKKAEKGGKPSSRLKGVGRGLPNLLRAFALQKEAAKVGFDWKEIQPAWEKVKEELEEFQSEIVKPEQNENLFKEYGDLLFALVNIARFCNIDPEEALFEANQKFIRRFSYVEQKVIESGKSFEQFSLEELDSFWDEAKKQGL, from the coding sequence ATGGCCAAAAAAATTGTCATTGTTGGACTTGGTGCGGGAGATTTAGATCAGCTCCCATTAGGGGTATATAAAAAACTTACTGGAAGTAAAAATATTTATTTACGGACAAAAGAGCATCCAGTTGTTTATGAGCTCGAAAAAGAGGGAGTTCAATTTGAGTCCTTTGATTATATTTATGAAAAACATGAAAAATTTGAAGATGTTTATGAGGAAATTTGCACTGTACTGCTGCAACAAGCAGCTGCAGAAACAATTGTTTATGCAGTACCCGGTCATCCCCTTGTTGCTGAAAAAACGGTACAGTTATTGTTAGAAAGGGGAAAAAAACAGGGGATTGAAATAGAAATCGGGGGAGGTCAAAGTTTTCTTGACTCTCTCTTTCAAGCTTTAAAAATCGATCCGATTGAAGGGTTTCAGCTACTCGATGGCACATTTTTAAAACGCGACAATATAAATCTTACCCAGCACGTTATTATTGGCCAGGTTTATGATGCTTTTGTTGCCTCCGAAGTAAAACTAACTTTGATGGAAAAGCTTCCTGATGATTATGAAATCTATATTGTGACAGCTGCAGGAAGCAAAAACGAATGCATTAAGAAAATTCCACTTTACGAACTGGACAGGGAAATGGAGTTAAACAATTTAACATCTGTATACATTCCTCCGGTTTCTGATGAAAAGCTGCTTTATAAAGAATTTACAAAGCTTAGGGAAATTATTGCTGAATTAAGAGGACCAAACGGATGTCCATGGGATAAAAAACAAACACATCAGTCGCTAAAAAAATATCTAATTGAAGAAGCTTATGAATTAATTGAAGCAATTAATCTTGACGATATTGATCATATGATTGAAGAACTTGGAGACGTGCTCTTGCAAGTAATGCTTCATGCGCAAATTGGAGAGGATGAAGGGTTCTTTTCCATTGATGATATTATAGAATCAATATCTGCAAAAATGATTAGACGCCACCCGCATGTATTCGGCGATACCCAAGCTCTAAATGTAGAAGCTGTTTTGCAAAATTGGGAGCAGATTAAAAAGGCAGAAAAAGGTGGAAAGCCTTCCTCTAGGTTAAAAGGGGTAGGAAGAGGCCTGCCTAATTTGCTGAGAGCTTTTGCGTTGCAAAAAGAAGCGGCAAAAGTTGGTTTTGATTGGAAAGAAATTCAGCCTGCCTGGGAGAAAGTAAAAGAAGAATTAGAAGAATTTCAGAGTGAGATTGTAAAACCAGAACAGAATGAGAATTTATTTAAAGAGTATGGAGATTTGCTTTTTGCACTCGTTAATATTGCCCGGTTTTGCAATATTGATCCTGAAGAAGCTTTGTTTGAGGCTAATCAAAAATTTATCCGCAGATTTTCCTATGTAGAGCAAAAAGTGATTGAGAGCGGTAAATCCTTTGAACAGTTTTCATTAGAAGAACTTGATTCGTTTTGGGACGAAGCAAAAAAACAAGGATTATAA
- a CDS encoding RNA-binding S4 domain-containing protein, protein MRLDKFLKVSRLIKRRTLAKEVSDQGRITINGQQAKASSTVKEGDELTIRFGQKIVTVKVEKLQETSRKEEAAEMYSVIKEERIQETE, encoded by the coding sequence ATGCGGCTCGATAAATTTTTAAAAGTCTCACGGCTTATTAAACGCCGGACATTAGCAAAAGAAGTTTCAGACCAAGGAAGGATTACAATTAACGGCCAGCAAGCAAAAGCCAGCTCTACAGTGAAAGAAGGAGATGAACTGACTATCCGGTTTGGCCAGAAGATTGTAACTGTAAAAGTAGAAAAGCTTCAAGAAACATCTCGCAAAGAAGAAGCGGCTGAAATGTACTCTGTCATTAAAGAAGAGAGAATACAGGAAACTGAATAA